The Micropterus dolomieu isolate WLL.071019.BEF.003 ecotype Adirondacks linkage group LG22, ASM2129224v1, whole genome shotgun sequence genome contains a region encoding:
- the dnaaf4 gene encoding dynein assembly factor 4, axonemal, whose protein sequence is MPLLVTDYSWTQTDSTVYISVPLKGAKVGKVDILSTDEYLKVHYPPYLFEAFLFEPVDDTRSTAKVGNGCVVLSLPKKTNTVWEHLMITTIDREKKKEVRERALLKYQEKLSSDSRSKAEKQHAEKQYALQTMMKLEKEERDSIQKIKDTEREKTTAELEAWQLRQNEKSEKEGQLKLQSQRGNQNKPKAMTAKQEGGCSAGGKVKLDHNCNSEAKSKKKQADLPAPRLIGNIQVTFTPRVFPTALRESRVAEEEEWLKKQAEARRSVNADVEDLMDLKEQRNPDWLKDKGDKCFVAGDYLGAVNAYNLAIRLNRKIPALYSNRAACHLKLRNFHKAIEDASQALDLLTPPVAANAAARARASVRRGSAFCQLQLYAEALQDYQAALKINPHDEALQADTQRIRDIIQGTAANPEPY, encoded by the exons ATGCCTTTGCTAGTGACCGACTACTCATGGACACAGACAGATTCGACGGTTTATATAAGTGTGCCTTTAAAAGGAGCGAAAGTTGGGAAAGTGGACATCCTGTCTACAGATGAATACCTCAAG GTGCACTACCCACCATACCTGTTTGAAGCCTTCCTGTTTGAACCTGTTGATGATACCAGAAGCACAGCAAAGGTTGGAAATGGATGTGTAGTGCTCAGTTTGCCTAAGAAGACCAACACAGTGTGGGAGCATCTGATGATAACTACAA TTgatagagaaaagaaaaaggaggtCAGAGAAAGGGCTCTGTTGAAATACCAGGAAAAGCTTTCTTCAGACTCCAGATCCAAGGCAGAGAAACAGCATGCAGAGAAACAATACGCACTGCAGACAATGATGAAG CTTGAAAAGGAGGAAAGAGACAGTATCCAGAAAATAAAGGACACTGAGCGAGAGAAAACCACAGCAGAGCTGGAAGCATGGCAACTGAGACAGAATGAAAAATCAGAGAAAGAAGGCCAGCTAAAACTTCAGAGTCAGAGAGGCAATCAAAACAAACCGAAAGCCATGACAGCGAAGCAGGAAGGCGGatgttcagctggaggaaaggTCAAACTGG ATCATAATTGCAATAGTGAAgcaaaaagcaagaaaaaacaaGCGGACCTGCCTGCTCCAAGACTTATTGGAAATATTCAAGTCACATTTACCCCACGAGTTTTCCCAACAGCCCTCAGGGAATCGAGAGTGGCCGAGGAGGAAGAG TGGCTCAAAAAACAAGCTGAAGCCAGACGTTCAGTAAATGCAGATGTTGAAGATCTGATGGACCTGAAAGAACAGAGGAACCCTGACTGGTTAAAGGACAAAGGAGA caaatgttttgtgGCTGGGGACTACCTGGGTGCAGTGAATGCCTACAACCTGGCTATCAGGCTCAACAGAAAGATCCCAGCTCTGTATTCAAACAGGGCTGCATGTCATCTGAAGCTGAGGAATTTTCACAAAGCCATTGAGGATGCCTCTCAG GCACTTGATCTGTTGACTCCACCAGTTGCTGCAAACGCAGCTGCCAGAGCCAGAGCCAGCGTCCGCCGAGGATCTGCTTTCTGCCAGCTACAGCTCTATGCAGAAG CGCTACAAGACTACCAAGCTGCTCTAAAGATCAACCCTCATGATGAAGCGCTGCAGGCAGACACGCAGAGAATCAGAGACATTATTCAAGGCACTGCAGCTAACCCAGAGCCATACTGA